A single region of the Aliiroseovarius sp. F47248L genome encodes:
- a CDS encoding NADH:ubiquinone reductase (Na(+)-transporting) subunit D produces MPTRTSFWTTLTDPLIRQNPVTLQILGICSALAVTTSLATALTMSVSLTVVLTLAAGVISVIRRHIPDTIRLIVQIVIVASLVIVIDQILQAYFAEISRALSVYVGLITTNCLVLGRTEAYARYHAPLPSMVDAFGNGLGYSLVLIIIGAFRELFGRGQLFGHQVLPLADDGGWFTPLSLMLLAPSAFFLLGGLVWAVRSVWTEQAEPPEHTPPLRPEIVE; encoded by the coding sequence GCAGATCCTTGGGATCTGCTCGGCGCTTGCAGTCACGACATCGCTGGCCACGGCGTTGACAATGTCGGTGTCGCTGACCGTTGTGTTGACGCTGGCGGCAGGTGTGATCAGCGTAATCCGCCGGCACATCCCGGACACGATCCGCCTGATCGTCCAGATCGTGATTGTCGCCTCGCTGGTGATTGTGATTGACCAGATCCTGCAAGCCTATTTTGCCGAGATTAGCCGCGCGCTTTCGGTCTATGTCGGGCTGATCACCACGAACTGTCTGGTCCTTGGTCGCACCGAGGCCTACGCCCGCTATCACGCGCCACTGCCATCGATGGTCGATGCGTTTGGCAATGGGCTGGGATATTCTCTGGTCCTGATCATCATCGGTGCGTTCCGCGAGCTTTTCGGGCGGGGACAGTTGTTCGGTCATCAGGTGCTACCGTTGGCCGATGACGGGGGCTGGTTCACACCGCTGAGTCTGATGCTGCTCGCACCGTCTGCTTTCTTCCTGCTGGGGGGGCTGGTCTGGGCCGTGCGATCGGTGTGGACCGAACAGGCCGAACCGCCTGAGCATACGCCCCCCTTGCGACCGGAGATCGTGGAATGA
- the nqrE gene encoding NADH:ubiquinone reductase (Na(+)-transporting) subunit E has protein sequence MSDAWSFFLFAAFVDNMPLTLFLGLCTFLALSRRTESAIGLGIAMTGVLGVTVPLNNLIYNGLLAPGAWGWVGQPDLDLSYLALIAFIGVIAATVQLLEMLLDRFFPTIHAAFGVFLPLLTVQCAILAGSLFMVERNYTLGQSAIFGVGSGFGFAVAVVMLSAIRTRLSYADLPAGLRGLGIAFILTGLMSLGFASFAQMAAAP, from the coding sequence ATGAGCGACGCCTGGTCCTTTTTCCTGTTCGCGGCGTTTGTCGACAACATGCCGCTGACCCTGTTTCTGGGGTTGTGCACGTTCCTTGCCCTGTCGCGCCGCACTGAAAGCGCGATCGGGCTGGGCATCGCCATGACGGGTGTCTTGGGGGTGACGGTCCCTTTGAACAACCTGATCTACAACGGGCTTCTTGCCCCCGGCGCATGGGGTTGGGTGGGGCAGCCTGACCTTGATCTGTCATATCTGGCGCTGATTGCCTTTATCGGCGTGATTGCAGCGACGGTGCAGCTTTTGGAGATGTTGCTTGATCGGTTCTTTCCGACCATTCACGCCGCATTCGGTGTCTTCCTGCCGCTTCTGACCGTACAATGTGCGATCCTTGCGGGTAGCCTTTTCATGGTCGAACGCAACTATACCCTTGGTCAGTCGGCCATTTTCGGCGTGGGCAGCGGGTTTGGATTTGCTGTGGCCGTGGTCATGCTCAGCGCTATCCGCACACGCCTTTCCTATGCGGATCTGCCTGCGGGTCTGCGGGGGCTTGGCATCGCGTTTATTCTGACCGGGCTTATGTCGCTAGGCTTCGCCTCGTTCGCGCAAATGGCGGCAGCACCATGA
- the nqrF gene encoding NADH:ubiquinone reductase (Na(+)-transporting) subunit F, giving the protein MSEIVLGSLIIAALVVGLAIGLLVARSRLVPKGAINVTVNGARQIAAQRGAKLLGVLHGADIRIPAACGGSGTCGLCRVTVTGEGAGEPQATERGVLSPKERRAHMRLACQATLRGDCEVSVPDDILSAGGGVACKVSSTRMLAPLIREIVLNIPDDHPTAFRAGDFMQITAPAYQLDFTGLDVAPQFRDAWEINGWGGLNVASEVEVTRAYSLASRPKDVGRAVFNIRLAVPPAGRETEVPPGIVSSWLFSLKPGDMVDVSGPFGEFHVQPTDREMIFIGGGVGMAPLRAMIHQELGRGTTRRLRYFYGARTAADLFYSDEFEALAAEYANFSWTPALSDPAPGDRWMGKTGFIHEMLKAEMSTHTAPEDCEYYLCGPPVMISAVLGTLERLGVEPRSIFFDDFGG; this is encoded by the coding sequence ATGAGCGAGATCGTCCTTGGCAGCTTGATCATCGCGGCCCTCGTGGTGGGGTTGGCAATCGGCCTTCTGGTCGCGCGCAGCAGGCTGGTGCCGAAGGGGGCCATCAATGTGACCGTCAACGGCGCGCGGCAGATTGCAGCGCAGCGGGGGGCCAAGCTGTTGGGCGTTCTGCATGGTGCGGACATTCGTATTCCGGCGGCCTGTGGCGGGTCGGGCACCTGCGGGCTTTGTCGTGTTACGGTCACGGGCGAAGGTGCCGGAGAGCCGCAGGCGACCGAACGCGGTGTTCTGTCGCCAAAAGAACGCCGCGCTCATATGCGCCTTGCCTGCCAGGCCACGCTGCGCGGCGACTGTGAAGTGAGCGTGCCTGACGACATCCTTAGCGCGGGGGGTGGTGTCGCGTGCAAGGTTTCCTCGACCCGAATGCTTGCCCCGCTTATTCGCGAGATCGTGCTGAATATACCCGACGATCACCCGACGGCCTTTCGGGCAGGCGACTTCATGCAGATCACCGCGCCCGCCTATCAGCTCGATTTTACCGGGTTGGACGTGGCGCCACAGTTTCGCGACGCATGGGAAATCAACGGGTGGGGCGGGTTGAACGTGGCGTCAGAAGTGGAAGTCACCCGGGCCTATTCGCTGGCCAGCCGGCCCAAGGATGTGGGGCGCGCAGTGTTCAATATCCGCCTAGCCGTGCCACCCGCCGGACGCGAAACCGAGGTTCCGCCGGGCATCGTATCGTCATGGCTGTTTTCACTGAAGCCGGGCGATATGGTCGATGTGTCTGGCCCGTTCGGCGAGTTCCACGTTCAGCCGACCGACCGCGAGATGATTTTTATCGGGGGCGGGGTGGGTATGGCCCCGCTGCGCGCGATGATCCATCAGGAGCTGGGGCGCGGCACCACCCGGCGTCTTCGCTACTTTTATGGCGCGCGCACCGCTGCCGATCTGTTCTATTCTGATGAGTTCGAGGCATTGGCGGCGGAGTATGCCAATTTTAGCTGGACACCCGCCCTGTCAGACCCGGCGCCGGGGGACCGTTGGATGGGCAAGACGGGGTTCATACATGAGATGCTTAAAGCAGAGATGAGCACCCACACCGCTCCGGAAGACTGCGAATACTACCTATGCGGCCCACCAGTCATGATCTCGGCTGTACTTGGCACGCTGGAACGGTTGGGCGTTGAGCCGCGCTCAATCTTCTTCGATGATTTTGGAGGCTAG
- a CDS encoding CBS domain-containing protein — MSTHRVASIMRSDVPMLAPDTPIRHAITVLLDARAAAAPVIGVDGGLVGILTQKDCFRPALHASYHQEWTGRVADQMSADVISVDASDDMIRVAEMFLTHPYRVFPVMDGATVVGLVNRSDVLSFLLRAG; from the coding sequence ATGAGCACGCATCGGGTTGCATCAATCATGCGCAGCGATGTCCCTATGCTTGCGCCTGACACACCGATCCGGCATGCGATTACCGTTCTGCTTGATGCACGTGCCGCCGCCGCCCCCGTGATTGGGGTCGATGGTGGGCTTGTGGGGATCCTGACCCAGAAGGACTGTTTCCGACCAGCTCTGCATGCAAGTTATCATCAGGAATGGACGGGTCGGGTGGCGGATCAAATGTCAGCAGATGTCATCAGCGTTGATGCCAGCGACGATATGATCCGTGTGGCAGAGATGTTCCTGACTCACCCGTATCGCGTCTTTCCGGTTATGGACGGCGCAACCGTCGTCGGGCTGGTGAACCGCTCAGATGTCCTGTCCTTCCTGTTGCGCGCGGGCTGA
- a CDS encoding helix-turn-helix domain-containing protein, with amino-acid sequence MDKPDSILSLLPARLKQARQAQGLSLDAVAKLSGVSRSMVSQIERGESSPTVSTLWNLTRALQVDFAGLLEDQARSRIEVLRVDEVPTIENHGDGCTIRILSPPEDAGRHEVYELRFADGGMLESDPHACGTKENLTVIEGILTVTSGEASNRLNTGETARYAADVPHRLKADGQARAFLVVKGV; translated from the coding sequence ATGGACAAGCCAGACTCGATCCTTTCCCTTCTTCCGGCCCGCTTGAAACAAGCGCGGCAAGCGCAGGGGTTGTCGCTGGACGCGGTGGCAAAATTGTCGGGCGTGTCGCGCAGCATGGTCAGCCAGATCGAAAGGGGCGAATCTTCGCCCACGGTGTCGACCCTTTGGAACTTGACCCGTGCCTTGCAGGTGGATTTCGCGGGGTTGTTAGAAGATCAGGCGCGCAGCCGGATCGAGGTGTTGCGTGTCGATGAAGTGCCGACAATCGAGAACCACGGGGATGGATGCACGATCCGTATCCTGTCACCGCCCGAAGACGCAGGGCGTCACGAGGTCTATGAGCTGCGCTTTGCTGATGGGGGTATGTTGGAGTCCGACCCCCATGCCTGTGGCACGAAAGAGAATCTAACAGTGATCGAAGGTATTTTGACTGTGACAAGCGGCGAGGCATCGAACCGTTTGAACACTGGCGAAACCGCGCGCTATGCCGCGGATGTGCCGCACCGATTGAAAGCAGATGGGCAGGCGCGGGCGTTTCTTGTTGTCAAAGGCGTTTGA
- a CDS encoding glycine C-acetyltransferase: protein MSDRFLTDLESTLAGIEADGLMKRERLITSPQGAEISVGDREVINLCANNYLGLADHPDLIRAARDVMDDKGFGMASVRFICGTQDLHRELEQKLAAFLGKDDSILFAACFDANGGLFEPLLGPEDAIVSDALNHASIIDGIRLCKARRFRYANNDMGDLEAKLKEAREGGARHVMIATDGVFSMDGYLANLPDITRLAKEYDAVVMVDDCHATGFMGPHGAGTPDHFGVDVDILTGTLGKALGGALGGYIAGPQPVIDLLRQRARPYLFSNALPPSIVAAGLEAIRLVEEGADLRTKLFENARYWRDELSKLGFKLLDGEHPIIPVMLGDASLAQKMAAGLFDEGVYVSGFFFPVVPHGQARIRTQMSAALTTEQLDRALAAFDKVGRDLGVIK from the coding sequence ATGTCTGACCGTTTTCTCACCGATCTGGAATCCACGCTTGCCGGGATCGAGGCTGACGGCCTGATGAAGCGCGAGCGCCTGATCACGTCACCGCAAGGGGCTGAAATCTCGGTTGGTGACCGTGAGGTCATCAACCTGTGCGCCAACAATTATCTGGGACTGGCCGATCATCCTGACCTGATCCGTGCCGCACGCGATGTGATGGATGACAAAGGGTTCGGTATGGCATCGGTCCGGTTCATCTGCGGTACGCAGGATTTGCACCGCGAGCTGGAACAGAAGCTGGCGGCGTTTCTGGGGAAGGACGACTCAATTCTGTTTGCGGCGTGTTTCGATGCGAATGGCGGGTTGTTTGAACCGCTGCTGGGGCCAGAGGATGCGATTGTCTCGGACGCGCTGAACCATGCGTCGATCATCGACGGGATCAGGTTGTGCAAGGCGCGGCGCTTCCGTTACGCCAACAACGACATGGGCGATCTTGAGGCGAAGCTGAAAGAGGCGCGCGAAGGTGGCGCGCGGCATGTGATGATCGCGACGGATGGTGTGTTTTCGATGGATGGCTATCTGGCCAACCTGCCGGATATCACCCGGTTGGCAAAAGAATATGACGCGGTGGTGATGGTTGATGACTGCCACGCGACCGGTTTCATGGGGCCACACGGGGCAGGGACGCCGGATCACTTCGGCGTCGATGTGGATATCCTGACCGGCACGTTGGGCAAGGCGCTTGGCGGCGCGCTTGGCGGCTATATTGCCGGGCCGCAGCCGGTGATTGACCTGTTGCGCCAACGGGCGCGACCTTATCTGTTCTCGAACGCGCTCCCGCCCTCCATCGTCGCGGCCGGTCTAGAGGCGATCCGGTTGGTTGAGGAAGGCGCGGACCTTCGCACGAAGCTGTTTGAAAACGCGCGCTATTGGCGGGACGAGCTGAGTAAGCTGGGCTTCAAGCTGCTGGACGGCGAGCATCCGATCATTCCGGTGATGCTGGGTGATGCCTCCTTGGCACAGAAAATGGCGGCCGGGTTGTTTGACGAAGGCGTCTATGTCTCGGGCTTCTTTTTCCCGGTCGTGCCGCATGGACAAGCGCGCATTCGCACGCAGATGAGCGCCGCTCTGACCACCGAGCAGCTAGACCGTGCGCTGGCTGCGTTCGACAAGGTGGGTCGTGATTTGGGAGTGATCAAATGA
- the tdh gene encoding L-threonine 3-dehydrogenase, with product MKALEKSKPEEGLWMVQAPVPEIGPDDVLIRINATGICGTDIHIWNWDDWAAATVPVPMITGHEFAGEIVELGRNVTGLEIGQRCSGEGHVVGTESRQSRSGKFHLDPGTRGIGVNVQGAFAEYLRLPAFNVVPLPDDIPDEIGAILDPLGNAVHTALSFDLLGEDVLITGAGPIGIMAAAVARHAGARHVVITDINPDRLKLAEHVCANIRTVDVTREDLRDVIRELKMKQGFDVGLEMSGSQQALDQMVESLIMGGKIALLGIPPGKSPVDWSHIVFKAITIKGVYGREMFETWYKMIAMLQNGLDVSRVITHRMPVDAFKEGFAAMKSGLSGKVVLNWR from the coding sequence ATGAAAGCGTTGGAAAAATCCAAGCCCGAAGAGGGGCTGTGGATGGTGCAGGCGCCGGTGCCTGAAATCGGTCCGGACGACGTGCTGATCCGTATCAATGCCACCGGTATTTGCGGCACCGACATCCACATCTGGAACTGGGATGACTGGGCTGCTGCCACGGTGCCGGTGCCGATGATCACAGGACACGAGTTTGCTGGCGAGATTGTCGAGCTTGGCCGCAATGTCACCGGGCTTGAAATTGGTCAGCGCTGCTCGGGCGAGGGGCACGTGGTCGGAACGGAAAGCCGCCAGAGCCGGTCGGGAAAGTTCCATCTGGACCCGGGCACGCGGGGGATTGGTGTGAACGTGCAAGGGGCGTTTGCGGAATATCTGCGCCTGCCTGCGTTCAACGTTGTGCCGTTGCCCGATGATATCCCGGACGAGATCGGCGCAATCCTAGATCCCCTTGGCAACGCGGTGCACACGGCGCTGAGTTTCGATCTGTTGGGCGAAGATGTGTTGATCACCGGGGCCGGGCCGATTGGCATCATGGCGGCCGCTGTGGCACGTCATGCAGGTGCGCGTCATGTTGTGATCACTGATATCAACCCGGATCGCCTGAAGCTGGCCGAACATGTCTGTGCCAATATCCGTACGGTGGATGTGACCCGCGAAGACCTGCGCGATGTGATCAGAGAACTGAAGATGAAGCAGGGCTTTGATGTCGGGCTTGAAATGTCAGGCAGTCAGCAGGCGCTGGACCAGATGGTGGAGAGCCTGATCATGGGCGGCAAGATCGCGCTTCTGGGAATTCCGCCCGGCAAGTCCCCCGTCGACTGGTCGCACATCGTGTTCAAGGCGATCACCATCAAGGGCGTGTATGGCCGTGAGATGTTTGAGACCTGGTACAAGATGATCGCCATGTTGCAAAACGGGCTGGATGTGAGCCGGGTGATTACCCACCGGATGCCTGTGGACGCGTTCAAGGAAGGGTTCGCCGCGATGAAATCCGGCCTGTCAGGCAAAGTGGTGCTGAACTGGCGCTAG
- a CDS encoding Lrp/AsnC family transcriptional regulator — translation MTPKFDHFDYRILEELQRDAAQSQRALADKVGLSQNACWRRLKALEAKGAIRNRTVVIDREKLGGGFVVFSLIKTRHHSSDWLRQFRNHVSAIPEVIDFFRIGGEYDYLLKIVVGNMAGYDDVYKRLIGNIELETVTSYFAMEAIEEQRPIPLR, via the coding sequence ATGACCCCTAAATTCGATCATTTTGACTATCGCATCCTTGAAGAGCTTCAGCGCGACGCGGCACAGTCCCAACGGGCGCTGGCCGACAAGGTTGGACTGTCGCAAAACGCCTGCTGGCGGCGGCTCAAAGCGTTGGAGGCCAAAGGCGCAATACGTAATCGCACCGTGGTGATCGACCGTGAAAAACTGGGCGGTGGCTTTGTCGTCTTTTCTCTGATCAAGACACGACACCATTCATCCGATTGGCTGCGCCAGTTCCGCAACCATGTGTCAGCCATCCCCGAGGTGATCGACTTTTTCCGTATCGGTGGCGAATACGATTACCTGCTGAAAATCGTCGTCGGCAACATGGCCGGGTATGACGATGTTTATAAGCGCCTGATCGGGAATATTGAGCTTGAGACCGTCACATCCTATTTTGCAATGGAAGCGATCGAGGAACAGCGGCCCATCCCGCTCAGATAG
- a CDS encoding aminotransferase class V-fold PLP-dependent enzyme, which translates to MTALDDFKVALKGADIHEQIRKGLIGEDVQIDGPFGPKPLIYADYVASGRALAQVEDFIRDRVLPYYANTHTQASFCGEYMTKLREAARAEIARLTGAGQGMSVVFTGAGSTAGINRIVGLLDLAALVADGKRVVVLTGPYEHHSNILPWRETGAEVIEVAEAQGGGVDMNDLARALWAAKGAVRIVGTFSAASNVTGILTDADAVTRMLRAHGALAVWDYGCAGPYCEMDMKQGSDAQKDAIVFSVHKFPGGPGSSGVAVIRDGIARRATPTLPGGGTVSFVSPWGHVYSDSLAAREEGGTPNVTGDIRAALAMLVKEALGQDWLDGRQAELRARAMKVWAANDRIQLLGNPEADALPIFSFRVRDEQGAQVHHQFFTRLLSDLTGVQARGGCACAGPYGHRLLGLGKSDSDATMAALELGQETAKPGWVRLNLSALMTDEKAEIIIQAVDDLARIAQDYAAQYNVDTSTARFKAQALPKDTLAS; encoded by the coding sequence ATGACCGCTCTCGACGATTTCAAGGTTGCGCTGAAGGGTGCTGACATCCACGAGCAGATCCGCAAAGGTCTGATCGGCGAGGATGTGCAAATTGACGGGCCCTTCGGGCCGAAGCCGCTGATCTATGCCGACTATGTGGCGTCCGGGCGGGCTCTGGCGCAGGTCGAGGATTTCATTCGCGACCGTGTGTTGCCCTATTATGCCAACACCCACACACAGGCGTCATTCTGCGGTGAATACATGACCAAACTGCGCGAGGCTGCGCGGGCCGAGATTGCCCGCCTGACCGGCGCGGGGCAGGGGATGAGCGTGGTGTTTACCGGGGCCGGGTCAACTGCCGGGATCAACCGGATCGTCGGCCTGCTGGATCTGGCCGCGTTGGTGGCGGACGGGAAGAGGGTGGTGGTTCTGACCGGCCCGTACGAGCATCATTCCAATATTCTGCCGTGGCGAGAAACCGGTGCCGAGGTGATTGAGGTTGCCGAGGCACAGGGTGGAGGCGTCGACATGAACGATCTGGCCCGCGCTTTGTGGGCGGCCAAAGGTGCGGTGCGGATTGTTGGCACCTTTTCGGCTGCGTCCAACGTGACCGGCATTCTGACCGATGCGGATGCGGTCACACGGATGTTGCGTGCCCATGGTGCGCTGGCGGTGTGGGATTACGGTTGCGCTGGCCCTTACTGCGAGATGGATATGAAACAGGGCAGCGATGCCCAGAAAGACGCTATCGTGTTCTCGGTTCACAAGTTTCCCGGCGGTCCCGGATCCAGCGGCGTCGCCGTGATCCGTGACGGGATCGCCCGCCGTGCCACACCGACTCTTCCCGGAGGCGGCACGGTCAGTTTCGTGTCGCCGTGGGGGCACGTCTATTCCGACAGTCTTGCGGCGCGGGAAGAGGGCGGCACACCAAACGTGACCGGCGACATTCGCGCCGCATTGGCAATGCTGGTGAAAGAGGCGCTGGGGCAGGATTGGCTGGACGGGCGGCAAGCCGAATTGCGGGCGCGCGCGATGAAGGTTTGGGCTGCCAACGACCGCATACAATTGCTGGGCAACCCCGAAGCAGACGCGCTGCCGATCTTTTCGTTTCGGGTGCGGGATGAGCAGGGAGCGCAGGTGCATCACCAGTTCTTTACCCGGCTTCTTAGTGACCTTACTGGTGTGCAGGCGCGTGGCGGCTGCGCCTGTGCTGGGCCTTACGGCCACCGTTTGCTGGGTCTGGGCAAGTCTGATTCGGATGCCACCATGGCGGCGTTGGAACTGGGCCAGGAAACCGCCAAACCCGGCTGGGTGCGGTTGAACCTTTCTGCCCTGATGACGGACGAGAAGGCAGAAATTATCATTCAGGCGGTGGACGATCTGGCGCGGATCGCCCAAGATTATGCGGCACAGTACAACGTCGATACCAGTACCGCCCGTTTCAAAGCCCAAGCCTTGCCCAAGGATACGCTTGCTTCATAA